The following are encoded together in the Desulfobacterales bacterium genome:
- a CDS encoding SulP family inorganic anion transporter — protein sequence MAQRIFPFLEWFQNYRFDSFKSDAVAGLTVALVLIPQSMAYAQLAGLPAYYGLYASFLPPLVAALFGSSRQLATGPVAVVSLLTAVTLEPLATAGSQGYIAYAVMLTLIIGVIQFSLGILRLGIVINFLSLPVINGFTNAAAIIIASSQLPKLFGVDIDKALNHLDTIVGLFKAVAADTHGPTLMMGLLAFVIMYGLKRLVPRVPGILVAVVVTSLLSWGLDFYRETSVDLPAVQSQEVNKLIQLYNREMLSVQSLSSNRSELTRELNRAAKTLHPLKALELKHQIAVLTHHVDTQKKQAAGYREKLRGFYLAGVRSPGGSLLLWLKNEVPRDSQSDGRTWRIQIDKQTILTDSIRLTSGGKVVGFVPKGLPAVSFPRMEFHTVLHLLTFAAIISLLGFMEAISIAKAMAAKTGQRIDPNQELIGQGLANIFGSFTSSYPTSGSFSRSAVNLQTGAISGLSGVITGLAVALVLLFFTPLLYYLPQSVLAAIIMVAVIDLINISGFIHAWQAQWYDGAISIITFVGTLVSAPHLDRGIFIGVGLSLLVFLYKSMRPATASLSLYDDEALHDAVTFCLQECRLMEVVRFDGPLFFANATYLEDQINMHRQTKKELKHIIIYANSINDLDATGEEALSLIVDRVRSAGVDISFAGANRSVMAVFKRTHLLFKIGEDHFYPTIEKAISAVHAQTHSENEEKMCPLTTVCRLPGSESEV from the coding sequence TTGGCGCAACGTATTTTTCCATTTTTAGAGTGGTTCCAGAATTACCGGTTCGACAGTTTCAAGTCCGATGCCGTTGCCGGGCTTACCGTGGCCCTGGTGTTGATTCCGCAGTCGATGGCCTATGCGCAGCTGGCGGGTTTGCCGGCCTATTACGGGCTGTATGCATCCTTTCTGCCGCCGCTGGTGGCGGCCCTGTTCGGTTCGAGCCGCCAGCTCGCGACCGGGCCGGTTGCGGTGGTTTCATTGCTGACGGCCGTGACCCTTGAACCGCTGGCGACTGCCGGAAGCCAGGGCTATATCGCCTATGCCGTCATGCTGACCCTGATTATCGGCGTTATCCAATTCTCTTTGGGTATTCTGAGGCTCGGTATCGTCATTAATTTTCTCTCCCTCCCGGTCATAAACGGATTTACCAATGCCGCCGCCATCATTATTGCTTCATCGCAACTCCCAAAGCTCTTCGGTGTCGATATTGATAAAGCCCTGAATCACCTTGATACCATCGTCGGCTTATTCAAAGCCGTCGCCGCCGATACGCACGGACCGACCCTGATGATGGGGCTCCTGGCGTTTGTCATTATGTACGGCTTAAAGCGGCTGGTGCCCAGAGTTCCCGGCATACTGGTGGCGGTGGTTGTGACAAGCCTGTTGTCATGGGGATTGGATTTTTACCGTGAAACGTCGGTGGACTTGCCGGCGGTCCAATCCCAGGAAGTCAACAAACTGATACAGCTATACAACCGGGAGATGCTCTCGGTCCAGTCGCTTTCCAGCAATCGCAGCGAGCTGACCAGGGAGCTGAACCGGGCCGCGAAAACGCTCCATCCGCTCAAGGCGCTGGAGCTGAAACATCAGATAGCGGTCTTGACGCACCATGTTGATACCCAAAAAAAACAGGCGGCCGGCTATCGTGAAAAGTTGCGGGGTTTTTATCTTGCGGGTGTGCGCAGTCCCGGGGGAAGCCTGCTGTTATGGTTGAAAAATGAAGTCCCCCGAGACAGCCAAAGCGATGGCCGAACCTGGCGCATCCAAATAGACAAACAGACGATCCTGACCGATTCCATCCGCTTAACGTCCGGCGGCAAAGTGGTAGGGTTCGTTCCGAAAGGGTTGCCGGCGGTTTCGTTCCCCCGAATGGAATTTCATACTGTGTTACACCTGTTGACCTTTGCTGCGATCATCTCTTTGCTGGGGTTCATGGAGGCCATTTCCATCGCAAAGGCCATGGCAGCCAAAACCGGACAGCGAATCGACCCGAACCAGGAGCTCATCGGGCAGGGCCTTGCCAACATTTTCGGATCCTTTACGAGCAGTTACCCCACTTCCGGGTCATTCTCCCGATCGGCCGTCAATCTGCAGACCGGTGCGATTTCCGGGCTCTCCGGTGTGATTACCGGGCTGGCAGTGGCCCTCGTGCTCCTGTTTTTTACGCCGCTGCTCTATTATTTGCCCCAGTCTGTCCTGGCGGCCATCATTATGGTGGCGGTCATAGATCTCATCAACATTTCAGGCTTCATCCATGCCTGGCAGGCCCAGTGGTATGACGGCGCCATCTCCATCATCACATTTGTCGGCACACTGGTTTCAGCGCCGCACCTGGATCGTGGTATTTTTATCGGGGTGGGGCTGTCCCTGCTGGTATTTCTTTATAAAAGCATGCGTCCGGCCACGGCCTCTCTGTCGCTTTATGACGATGAAGCGCTCCATGATGCCGTGACTTTCTGCCTGCAGGAGTGCCGTCTCATGGAAGTGGTCCGGTTCGACGGGCCTTTGTTTTTCGCTAATGCAACCTATCTGGAAGACCAGATCAATATGCATCGTCAAACCAAAAAAGAACTGAAACATATTATTATCTATGCCAACAGCATCAACGATCTGGATGCAACCGGCGAGGAGGCGCTGTCTTTAATCGTGGACAGGGTCCGCAGCGCCGGCGTGGATATTTCTTTTGCCGGCGCCAACCGGTCGGTCATGGCGGTTTTCAAACGCACCCATCTGCTGTTCAAAATCGGTGAGGACCACTTTTATCCAACGATCGAAAAAGCGATATCCGCGGTGCATGCCCAGACCCACAGTGAAAACGAAGAAAAAATGTGCCCCCTTACGACGGTGTGCCGTCTGCCGGGAAGCGAAAGCGAGGTTTAA
- a CDS encoding response regulator, whose amino-acid sequence MSVITVFSGSYCKETDVIGRLQEATGYELIADSEIVAEAGRLSGLSEGKIARCFSAKTSIFDKFGREKKQAVIFLKSVLAKLLSRDKLLIAGFCGQLIPKPISHILRVCLIADMKHRIALAVAADKITEKEAIRLINKKDEDRVAWTLALFEKKDPWDGSFYDMVLPMDKIAVSDAVGRIAENAAKAVVQPTERSQQAVADFMVEARVEQALFKAGHSVDVATQAGQVTLTINRNVLRFKRLENELRKLVGQVPGAVDVQLKIGKKYHKSNIYRRHDFSLPDRVLLVDDEREFAESLSERLTMQDIDAAVTYDGSAALDLISEEEPEVMLLDLNMPGINGMEVLKQVKTNRPEVEVIIMTAHGSEAERKRCMELGAFAFLQKPVDPDILSETLRRAKKKIRRNIARQS is encoded by the coding sequence ATGTCTGTCATTACGGTATTCAGCGGAAGCTACTGCAAAGAGACAGATGTCATCGGCCGGCTGCAGGAAGCAACCGGTTATGAATTGATTGCCGATTCTGAAATAGTTGCTGAAGCCGGCAGGCTTTCCGGTCTGTCCGAGGGTAAAATTGCACGGTGTTTTTCAGCCAAGACATCCATTTTCGACAAGTTCGGCCGGGAAAAAAAACAGGCCGTCATTTTCCTTAAATCCGTCTTGGCAAAACTGCTTTCCCGGGATAAACTGCTGATTGCAGGTTTTTGCGGTCAGTTGATTCCGAAACCGATCTCGCATATCCTGCGGGTCTGCCTGATTGCGGATATGAAACACCGAATTGCACTGGCAGTCGCGGCGGACAAAATCACGGAAAAAGAAGCCATTCGGCTGATCAACAAAAAGGATGAAGACCGTGTCGCCTGGACACTGGCGCTATTCGAAAAAAAGGACCCATGGGACGGATCTTTCTATGATATGGTCCTGCCCATGGACAAAATAGCCGTATCGGACGCAGTGGGCCGAATTGCCGAGAATGCAGCTAAAGCGGTCGTCCAGCCGACTGAACGGTCCCAACAGGCGGTTGCCGATTTTATGGTTGAAGCCCGGGTTGAACAAGCCCTGTTTAAGGCGGGTCATTCCGTGGATGTCGCGACTCAAGCCGGGCAGGTCACCCTTACCATCAACCGGAATGTGCTGCGGTTCAAACGCCTTGAAAACGAACTTCGCAAGCTTGTGGGTCAGGTGCCGGGGGCTGTCGATGTTCAGCTCAAGATCGGCAAAAAATACCATAAGAGCAATATCTATCGCCGGCACGATTTTTCGTTGCCGGACCGGGTTCTGCTGGTGGATGATGAACGTGAATTCGCCGAATCCCTGTCGGAGCGTCTGACAATGCAGGATATAGACGCGGCCGTGACCTATGACGGCAGTGCGGCACTGGACCTGATCAGCGAGGAAGAACCGGAAGTGATGCTGCTGGATCTGAATATGCCCGGGATAAATGGCATGGAAGTCTTGAAGCAGGTTAAAACAAACCGGCCGGAGGTGGAAGTCATCATCATGACGGCGCATGGTTCCGAGGCCGAAAGAAAAAGGTGTATGGAACTGGGCGCATTTGCCTTTTTACAGAAGCCGGTGGATCCTGACATCCTGAGCGAAACGCTTCGCAGGGCAAAGAAAAAAATCCGCCGAAATATTGCCCGACAATCGTAA
- a CDS encoding response regulator has protein sequence MSKEALLKGKKILIVDDEPDVLDTLEELLSMCDITRASSFDEASRLLENEKFEFAILDIMGVAGYDLLKIASKKNVISVMLTAHALSPDNVVRSYKEGAAFYVPKEKMAEIETYLNDILDSLEKGKNTWSRWFERLGTYCEQRFGPEWQKDDKISWDKFPFH, from the coding sequence ATGTCCAAAGAAGCCCTCTTGAAAGGCAAGAAAATCCTGATCGTGGATGACGAACCGGATGTCCTGGATACGTTGGAAGAGTTGTTGTCCATGTGCGATATCACTAGAGCTTCCAGCTTCGATGAAGCCAGCAGGCTGCTGGAGAATGAGAAATTTGAATTTGCGATTTTGGATATTATGGGGGTGGCCGGTTACGATCTGCTGAAAATAGCCTCAAAGAAAAATGTTATCTCCGTTATGCTGACAGCGCATGCCCTGAGCCCCGATAATGTGGTGCGATCCTATAAGGAAGGCGCCGCATTTTACGTGCCCAAAGAGAAGATGGCCGAAATCGAGACCTATCTAAACGACATCCTGGACTCCCTGGAAAAGGGAAAAAACACCTGGAGCCGATGGTTTGAACGGCTGGGAACTTATTGTGAACAGCGTTTCGGTCCCGAATGGCAAAAGGACGACAAAATTTCCTGGGATAAATTTCCCTTCCATTAA
- a CDS encoding TRAP transporter large permease has protein sequence MSPTLIGIIGIALMLVLFMTRMPVAYVMALVGYVGFSVMISPKGGLNLLSRNIYEAFSSYGLTTIPLFILMGQFAFNAGISRKLYDSAYKFLGSTRGGLAMATVAACTAFGAVCGSSPATAATMATVGMPEMKRYHYADELSAGSVAAGGGLGMIMPPSVVLIIYGVLTEQSIGALFVAGILPAIVMTILFIIAIYIQCRVAPDQGPHGEHFTWREKFKSLAGAFDTVAVFFLVMGGLFFGLFTPTEAAAVGAAGVLAVSLIRRNLNWQGFVKSLYETLRTSCMVMLLIAGAVVFGKFLAVTRIPFNIASWIGGFDLPPYMVLGAVVMVYLIGGCIMDAMALIMLTIPIFYPVILQLGYDPIWFGVIIVLVTQMGVITPPVGINVYVVFGVAKSLGLDVSLESIFKGIIPFLIAIVIGIIIMTIFPQIILLLPQLMY, from the coding sequence ATGTCGCCAACCCTGATCGGAATCATCGGTATTGCGCTGATGCTTGTCCTGTTCATGACCCGTATGCCGGTGGCTTATGTCATGGCCCTTGTGGGATATGTCGGCTTTTCCGTTATGATTTCTCCAAAAGGCGGCCTGAATCTTCTGTCGAGAAACATATACGAAGCCTTCTCGTCCTATGGACTCACCACCATCCCTTTGTTTATCCTGATGGGCCAGTTTGCCTTTAACGCCGGCATCAGCCGGAAACTGTATGACAGCGCCTATAAATTTCTGGGGAGCACCCGCGGCGGTCTGGCCATGGCCACCGTGGCCGCCTGTACGGCCTTCGGCGCGGTATGCGGTTCAAGTCCGGCCACGGCCGCAACCATGGCAACGGTCGGCATGCCCGAGATGAAACGATACCATTACGCCGACGAACTGTCGGCCGGTTCAGTGGCAGCCGGCGGAGGGCTGGGAATGATCATGCCGCCCAGTGTCGTTCTCATCATTTACGGGGTCTTGACGGAACAGTCCATCGGCGCCCTGTTTGTAGCAGGAATTCTGCCGGCCATTGTCATGACGATCCTGTTTATCATCGCCATCTATATCCAGTGCCGCGTCGCTCCGGATCAGGGCCCCCATGGTGAACACTTTACCTGGCGGGAAAAATTCAAGTCCTTGGCCGGCGCCTTCGATACCGTTGCCGTTTTTTTCCTTGTCATGGGCGGTCTTTTTTTTGGTCTTTTCACCCCCACGGAAGCCGCAGCCGTCGGCGCCGCCGGCGTCCTGGCCGTATCCCTGATCCGGCGCAACCTTAACTGGCAGGGTTTCGTCAAGTCCCTGTATGAAACCCTGCGAACTTCCTGCATGGTGATGCTCCTCATCGCCGGCGCCGTGGTTTTCGGCAAATTTCTGGCGGTTACCCGCATCCCCTTCAACATCGCCTCGTGGATCGGCGGATTCGACTTGCCGCCCTATATGGTTCTGGGGGCCGTTGTGATGGTTTATCTGATCGGCGGGTGCATCATGGATGCCATGGCCCTGATCATGCTGACGATACCGATTTTTTACCCGGTCATCCTCCAGTTGGGATACGACCCGATCTGGTTCGGCGTGATTATCGTGCTGGTCACCCAGATGGGCGTTATCACACCGCCGGTGGGCATCAATGTATATGTTGTTTTCGGCGTAGCCAAGAGCCTCGGGTTAGACGTTTCCCTGGAATCCATATTCAAAGGGATCATCCCGTTTCTGATTGCCATCGTCATCGGGATTATCATCATGACGATCTTTCCGCAGATTATCCTGCTTCTGCCCCAACTGATGTACTGA
- a CDS encoding TRAP transporter small permease, protein MLILWKIIHKIVDIMKTMGAVFMMGMVALTCVDVIGRFFGHPIFGSIELVIFMAALSVATALPYTHQVKAHIGVEILVRLFSKRVQTIMDLFTGFLSLGLFALVTWRMAVYAHTIQKSGEVSMTLEFPEYVLIYTVSFCFLIFFLLIIQDIVENIAKLRGKECRQP, encoded by the coding sequence ATGCTGATTCTCTGGAAAATAATTCATAAAATCGTTGACATCATGAAAACCATGGGCGCGGTTTTCATGATGGGGATGGTCGCCCTGACTTGCGTCGATGTTATCGGCCGGTTTTTCGGCCATCCCATTTTCGGGTCCATTGAATTGGTCATATTTATGGCCGCCCTGTCGGTGGCAACCGCGCTGCCTTACACCCATCAGGTCAAGGCTCACATCGGTGTGGAAATTCTGGTTCGCCTGTTTTCCAAAAGGGTGCAGACAATTATGGACCTTTTCACCGGTTTCCTGAGTCTGGGATTATTTGCCCTGGTCACCTGGCGCATGGCCGTTTATGCCCATACCATCCAGAAATCAGGGGAGGTCTCCATGACCCTCGAGTTTCCGGAATATGTTCTCATCTATACGGTGTCTTTCTGCTTCCTGATTTTCTTTCTTTTGATCATCCAGGATATAGTGGAGAATATTGCCAAGCTGAGAGGAAAAGAATGTCGCCAACCCTGA
- a CDS encoding TRAP transporter substrate-binding protein, which produces MKKIFFASVLIVFISIAFILIGPNAQAQTVKLTYSNFFPPTHVQSVLAEAWSKEVEKRTNGRVKIEYYAGQTLTKANQCYDGVVEGLSDLGFSVLAYTRGRFPVMSAIDLPLGYPNGKVATLVINEVYKKFAPKELSDTQVMYLHAHGPGLVHTKSKPVSKIEDMKGLKFRAHGTSALVVEALGGTPVSQPMPETYQMLQKGVVDGAVYPFEANKGWKLGEVTGFATAAFSAAYTTSFFVVMNKNKWNSLPADVQKIIAGINEEWIVKHGDAWDTSDMEGLYYFLNQGGRIIGIDKKEAARWEKAVAPINNDYIKTLNEKGFNGKEIVEFTVNTLNSLK; this is translated from the coding sequence ATGAAAAAAATTTTCTTTGCGTCCGTCCTGATTGTATTCATTAGCATCGCATTCATTTTAATCGGCCCGAACGCACAGGCCCAGACCGTCAAACTCACCTACAGCAACTTCTTCCCACCCACGCACGTTCAGAGTGTTCTTGCCGAAGCATGGTCCAAAGAGGTTGAAAAACGCACCAACGGCAGGGTCAAGATCGAATATTACGCCGGCCAGACCCTCACCAAGGCGAACCAGTGTTACGACGGCGTGGTGGAGGGACTTTCCGATCTGGGGTTTTCAGTCTTGGCATACACCCGCGGCCGGTTTCCGGTAATGTCCGCCATCGATCTTCCGCTGGGTTATCCCAACGGCAAGGTGGCAACCCTGGTGATTAATGAAGTCTATAAAAAGTTCGCACCCAAAGAACTCAGCGACACCCAGGTCATGTATCTCCACGCCCACGGACCAGGCCTGGTCCACACCAAAAGCAAACCGGTTTCAAAAATCGAAGACATGAAGGGGCTTAAATTCAGGGCGCACGGAACCAGCGCCCTGGTGGTGGAAGCGCTGGGCGGCACCCCGGTGTCTCAACCCATGCCGGAGACCTATCAGATGCTTCAAAAAGGGGTCGTCGATGGGGCTGTTTATCCGTTTGAAGCCAATAAGGGCTGGAAACTGGGCGAAGTGACCGGTTTTGCCACGGCAGCCTTCAGCGCAGCCTACACTACCTCCTTTTTTGTGGTGATGAACAAGAATAAATGGAATTCCCTGCCGGCGGATGTTCAGAAGATCATCGCAGGGATCAACGAAGAGTGGATCGTCAAGCATGGCGATGCCTGGGACACCAGTGATATGGAGGGGCTCTATTATTTCCTCAATCAGGGCGGCCGGATTATCGGCATCGATAAAAAGGAAGCTGCCCGGTGGGAAAAAGCGGTTGCACCGATTAATAACGACTATATTAAAACCCTGAACGAGAAAGGGTTTAATGGCAAGGAAATCGTTGAGTTTACCGTCAACACCCTTAACAGCCTGAAATAA
- a CDS encoding 4Fe-4S binding protein, whose amino-acid sequence MEKLTLMFFKKECMGCHACEVACKQEHELGIGPRLVRVVENAPDFFPIHCHHCANAPCKVSCPVEAISRNERGIVLIDKGLCIGCKACLEACPFGAMQYDNATETAVKCDLCIERLNHNEAPACSNACPTRCIFWGVAAKLNEKLEKPVLSG is encoded by the coding sequence ATGGAGAAATTAACACTGATGTTTTTTAAGAAGGAATGCATGGGGTGTCATGCCTGTGAAGTCGCCTGCAAGCAGGAGCACGAACTGGGCATCGGACCCAGGCTTGTGCGCGTGGTTGAAAACGCCCCCGATTTTTTTCCGATCCACTGCCACCATTGCGCCAATGCGCCCTGCAAGGTATCCTGCCCGGTGGAAGCCATTTCCAGAAATGAACGCGGGATTGTCCTGATCGACAAGGGGCTTTGCATCGGCTGCAAAGCATGCCTGGAGGCCTGCCCTTTCGGGGCCATGCAGTATGATAATGCGACTGAAACGGCGGTTAAATGCGATCTTTGTATCGAACGCCTCAATCACAATGAAGCGCCCGCCTGCAGCAACGCCTGCCCGACCCGGTGCATCTTTTGGGGCGTGGCTGCAAAACTCAATGAGAAGTTAGAAAAACCTGTTTTATCAGGTTGA
- a CDS encoding molybdopterin-dependent oxidoreductase, with translation MGAVKKIRTVCRSCHGGCGVIAHVRDNKVIKVEGDPASPISQGTMCSKGLAITQLAYHPDRIRHPMKKTEKGWERISWDDALDTVVAKFKSVMDASGPESIVIGQGTGRDYESHLYRFANLLGTPNVLTAGHMCYVSRVGATLITCGNLPVADWHGHPRCIVMWGCNPQWTNPDEHKGVDFWSAYKKGAKLIVIDPRKGFLAKKADLWLQIRPGTDGALAMGFMNVIIEEDLYDKDFVNHYVHGWDAFVERAKEYPLEAVESITWIPKDLIRRAARMYAKTKPAILQWGVPTEQTINCTDCTRALVGLMAATGNLDAPGGNVFFVPPKVRSVSAFSRHKDLAPEQRKKQLGGDQYKLAARVALISPKAAWDAILTGKPYPLKAGLLCGTNPVVTRANAREAYAALKKLEFLAVMDFFMTPTADLADIFLPAGTWLEQNHIADNWKRHGYALAREKAVDIGECWQDHKIFMELGKRMGQEWFSTVETALDYLLEPSGLTWEEFKKVGYLKGEMAYHKYRQKGFSTPTGKVELLSTALEKWGHDPLPKYTEVPESPVSTPDLLDEFPYILNAGLRTPTFFHSANRMIPWLREIRPDPIVEIHPETAKKHGIAAGQWVTIASPRGRVKQRAKLNFGIDPRVVVAEHGWWFPEMKEEGHGWDISNINILTDNAPETLDPVMAATNLRVCLCNISPCEDQEEMNGWRN, from the coding sequence ATGGGAGCAGTAAAAAAAATTCGAACGGTCTGTCGCAGCTGTCATGGCGGATGTGGTGTCATCGCTCACGTTCGGGACAATAAGGTCATCAAAGTGGAGGGAGACCCGGCCTCGCCCATAAGCCAAGGCACCATGTGCAGCAAGGGGCTGGCCATCACCCAGTTGGCCTATCACCCCGATCGGATACGCCATCCCATGAAAAAAACAGAGAAGGGCTGGGAGCGAATCTCCTGGGATGACGCCCTGGACACTGTTGTTGCAAAGTTTAAATCGGTCATGGACGCCAGCGGGCCGGAGTCCATCGTCATTGGACAGGGAACCGGCAGAGATTATGAAAGTCATCTCTATCGGTTCGCCAACCTGCTGGGAACCCCCAACGTGCTCACCGCCGGCCATATGTGCTACGTTTCCCGGGTCGGGGCCACCCTGATCACATGCGGCAACCTGCCCGTAGCCGACTGGCACGGCCATCCCCGATGCATTGTCATGTGGGGCTGCAACCCCCAGTGGACAAACCCGGACGAGCACAAGGGCGTTGATTTCTGGAGCGCTTATAAAAAGGGAGCCAAGCTGATTGTCATCGACCCCCGCAAGGGATTTCTTGCCAAAAAAGCGGACCTGTGGCTCCAGATCAGGCCCGGTACCGACGGGGCCTTGGCCATGGGGTTTATGAACGTGATCATTGAAGAGGACCTTTATGATAAAGATTTCGTGAATCATTATGTTCATGGATGGGACGCCTTTGTTGAGCGGGCAAAAGAATATCCTTTGGAAGCGGTTGAATCCATTACCTGGATCCCTAAGGACCTCATTCGAAGGGCAGCCCGGATGTACGCCAAAACCAAACCGGCGATTCTCCAGTGGGGCGTACCGACAGAACAGACCATTAACTGTACGGACTGCACCCGTGCGCTGGTGGGGCTGATGGCGGCGACCGGGAATTTGGACGCGCCCGGAGGAAACGTCTTTTTTGTGCCGCCGAAGGTGCGATCGGTATCGGCCTTTTCCCGCCATAAGGATTTAGCGCCGGAGCAGCGCAAAAAACAGCTGGGCGGGGACCAGTACAAGCTGGCTGCACGGGTGGCCCTGATCAGTCCGAAAGCGGCCTGGGACGCCATTCTGACCGGAAAACCCTACCCCTTAAAAGCCGGCCTGCTTTGCGGCACCAATCCGGTGGTGACCCGGGCAAATGCCCGTGAAGCCTACGCCGCCTTGAAAAAACTGGAATTTCTGGCGGTGATGGATTTTTTCATGACCCCCACAGCCGACCTGGCAGACATTTTTCTGCCGGCCGGGACCTGGCTCGAACAGAACCATATTGCCGACAACTGGAAGCGCCACGGTTACGCCCTGGCCCGGGAGAAGGCCGTCGATATCGGTGAGTGCTGGCAGGACCATAAAATTTTTATGGAACTGGGCAAACGCATGGGGCAGGAATGGTTTAGTACGGTGGAGACTGCCCTCGATTACCTCCTTGAACCTTCGGGACTGACCTGGGAGGAATTTAAAAAGGTCGGATATTTAAAAGGGGAAATGGCGTACCACAAATATCGGCAAAAAGGCTTTTCAACACCGACGGGTAAAGTGGAGCTGCTGTCAACCGCCCTTGAAAAATGGGGCCATGATCCCCTGCCGAAATATACCGAAGTGCCGGAAAGCCCGGTCTCCACCCCCGATTTGCTGGACGAATTTCCCTACATCCTCAATGCCGGTTTGCGGACCCCCACTTTTTTTCACTCCGCCAACCGGATGATTCCCTGGCTGCGGGAGATCCGGCCCGACCCCATCGTGGAAATCCATCCCGAAACCGCTAAAAAGCACGGGATCGCGGCCGGGCAGTGGGTAACCATTGCCTCACCGCGAGGCCGCGTCAAACAGCGGGCCAAGTTGAATTTCGGGATCGATCCAAGGGTCGTCGTGGCAGAGCACGGCTGGTGGTTTCCCGAAATGAAGGAAGAGGGACACGGCTGGGATATTTCCAACATCAATATTCTGACGGATAACGCACCGGAAACCCTGGATCCGGTGATGGCGGCAACAAATCTCAGGGTTTGCCTGTGCAACATTTCACCCTGCGAAGATCAAGAGGAGATGAACGGATGGAGAAATTAA